Genomic segment of Streptosporangium sp. NBC_01755:
CCGGCGCGTCGTCATCACCAAGGACTCCACCACCGTCGTCGACGGTGCCGGTGAGGCCTCGGCGATCGCCGACCGCGTCAAGGAGATCAAGCTCGCCATCGAGCAGTCCGACTCCGACTGGGACCGCGAGAAGCTCCAGGAGCGTCTCGCCAAGCTCTCCGGCGGCGTCTGCGTGCTGAAGGTCGGCGCGGCCACCGAGGTGGAGCTGAAGGAGAAGAAGCACCGCCTGGAGGACGCCATCTCGGCGACCCGCGCGGCGATCGAGGAGGGCATCGTCTCCGGCGGTGGCTCCGCGCTCGTCCACGTCTCCAAGGTCCTCGACGACCTGGGCCTGACCGGCGACGAGGCGACCGGTGTCGCCATCGTCCGTAAGGCGCTCGTCGAGCCCGCCCGCTGGATCGCGGAGAACGCCGGCCTCGAAGGCTACGTCGTGACGTCCAAGGTCTCCGAGCTGCCCGCCGGTCACGGCCTCAACGCCGCCACCGGCGAGTACGGCGACCTGATCGCCCAGGGTGTCATCGACCCGGTCAAGGTCACCCGCTCGGCCGTCCAGAACGCGGCCTCCATCGCAGGCATGCTGCTGACGACCGAGGTGCTCGTGGTGGACAAGCCCGAGGAGGAGGCTCCGGCCGCCGCCGGGGGCCACGGTCACGGCCACGGCCACTGATCCCTCACCGGTTCCGTACGGCTCGCGTCTCTCGGGAGACGCGAGCCGTACGCGTTTTGCGGTAAACCAAATGTGCCCTCAACGCGTCATGGTACGCCACTCGTAAGGGCGAACACGGTTCCTACGAATAGTCGCCGTATTTGGCAATCGAATGAAATATTTGTACATACTGCAGTCGCTGCGGTCGTCACTCGATTACGCGCCGTTATCTCCACCTCAATGTGACCAATCCGTAGCCGTTTGCGATGGCGACAGGCACTATCAGGGCGGGCATCATGCCTAACGTGACCGAGGGATGCGTCGCCGACGCCAAAAATGGGGTGAGGCTTGCGACGAGGTCCGAAGGGGTTGTCCATAGGGATGATCTCAAGGATCTGACGAGCCTCGCCGTTCAGGGGGATCGCGCCGCGATCGAATCTCTGATCGCGCAACTGCGGCCGATGGTCGTCCGTTATTGCCGTGGTCGTCTGGGCCGGGTTTCCGGTCAGTATCACATCGCGGACGACGTGGCCCAGGAAGTATGTATCGCGGTGCTGTCCGCACTGCCCCGCTACCGTGACATGGGGCGCCCGTTCGCGTCCTTCGTCTTCGGCATCGCGTCGCACAAGGTGGCCGACGCGCTGCGCAGCTCCGTGCGGTCCGCCGTGCCCACCCAGGATCTTCCCGACGGGCCCGACGAGGGACCGGGGCCCGAGGAGACCGTGGTGCGCTACATCGAGGCCGAACACGCCCGCCGGCTGCTGTCGCGGCTGCCGGACAACCAGCGCGAACTGCTCATGCTCCGAGTGGTGTCGGGCCTTTCCGCGGAGGAGACGGGTAATGTACTTGGCATGTCACCAGGTGCGGTCCGGGTCGCCCAGCACAGGGCACTGGCCCGGCTACGAGCGATGGCGGAGCTGGAGTCGATAGCTTGACCGCCGAGCTGTCGAGCAGGGGCCGTGAGGAGGCGCCCGAACCGCGGGACGGGGCTCGCGACGACCCGGAGCGAGAACGATCATGACAACGGTTCACCCGCGACGTCCGGCTCGAAGATACGGGCCGGACGAGGATCCGGCCGTGGCCGAGACCGACGCACTCGTGGAGGCGCTCTCGGGCAGGACGCCCGTCCCCGCGTCGGACGCCGCGGTCGCCCTGCTGGCCGCCTTGATCGACGACGTGGATCAGCGGTGTTCCTCGGTGTCCACGTAGTCTCGGGCGCACTTCCAGCTCGCGGTGGGCGGGCTGGTGCGACCGACGACGTGGATCAGCGGTGTTCCTCGGTGTCCACGTAGTCTCGGGCGCACTTCCAGCTCGCGGTGGGCGGGCTGGTGCGACCGACGACGTGGATCAGCGGTGTTCCTCGGTGTCGATCACGCCGTCTACGTAGCCTCGGGCGTATTCCCAGCTCACATAGTCGGTGGGGTTGGGCTGGTAGGCGGGCTCGTGCACCTGGGGCTGGCCGTTCTCGATCATCTGGCGCAGGTTGCCGCGCAGCAACTCCCAGTCGAAGTAGTGTTGCTCTCCGCATTCGGGGCAGTCGAGCACCAGGCCGAGCACACCCTGGGGCTCCAGCAGTGAGCGGAAAACCTCCACGTCGGCGAGGTCGGTCATGGCCTCGTCGCGCTCGTCCGTGG
This window contains:
- a CDS encoding sigma-70 family RNA polymerase sigma factor, whose translation is MPNVTEGCVADAKNGVRLATRSEGVVHRDDLKDLTSLAVQGDRAAIESLIAQLRPMVVRYCRGRLGRVSGQYHIADDVAQEVCIAVLSALPRYRDMGRPFASFVFGIASHKVADALRSSVRSAVPTQDLPDGPDEGPGPEETVVRYIEAEHARRLLSRLPDNQRELLMLRVVSGLSAEETGNVLGMSPGAVRVAQHRALARLRAMAELESIA
- a CDS encoding DUF5319 family protein; translated protein: MLDDVPRDPFADDPDDPAAALGDPDDPEPLTTDERDEAMTDLADVEVFRSLLEPQGVLGLVLDCPECGEQHYFDWELLRGNLRQMIENGQPQVHEPAYQPNPTDYVSWEYARGYVDGVIDTEEHR